The Candidatus Nitrosymbiomonas proteolyticus genome has a segment encoding these proteins:
- a CDS encoding nucleotidyltransferase, translating to MRAEQLLRSNRESIEALCRKYAVKRLRLFGSALRDDWDPATSDLDFLAEFGPPVGMNAFDRYMGLVLDLEALLGRKADVVDWNAASNPFFRRHAERSAKEFYAA from the coding sequence ATGCGAGCCGAACAGCTTCTGAGATCGAACCGAGAGTCTATCGAAGCCCTTTGCCGCAAGTACGCGGTCAAGCGGCTACGCCTGTTCGGATCGGCCCTCCGGGATGATTGGGACCCGGCTACGAGCGACCTCGACTTCCTTGCCGAATTCGGTCCCCCGGTTGGGATGAACGCCTTCGATCGCTACATGGGGCTCGTGCTCGACTTGGAAGCGCTTCTCGGGCGAAAGGCGGACGTGGTGGACTGGAACGCCGCGAGCAACCCCTTCTTCAGGCGCCATGCAGAGCGCTCTGCCAAGGAGTTCTATGCGGCCTGA
- a CDS encoding acyl-CoA hydrolase, with amino-acid sequence MAATPQALVRALSQRTDLRDVEVVHLHTEGPAPYAEPNMQGRFRVNALFVAPNVRDAVNEGRADFVPVFLSEVPALFRNGILPLDAALIQVSPPDKHGFCSLGVSVEACRAAVIAAKFVIAQVNRFMPRTHGDGLIHLSNLNAVVESDEPLPEHNPGTPGQVAEAIGRHCAELIEDGATLQMGIGDIPDAVLASLTSHKDLGVHSEMFSDGVVDLVERGVVTGRMKRVHPGKLTASFVLGSRRLYDFVDDNPQVALLDVGYVNDVSVIRRNPKVTAINSAIEVDLTGQVCADSIGDRIYSGVGGQMDFIRGASVSEGGKPIIALPSITRRGESRIVARLKPGAGVVTTRANVHWVVTEYGAANLYGKNLRQRARALIDIAHPDHQESLEREARFGE; translated from the coding sequence ATGGCGGCGACCCCTCAGGCTCTCGTTCGCGCGCTCTCCCAGCGAACGGATCTTCGAGACGTTGAAGTCGTCCACCTTCACACCGAAGGGCCCGCACCCTATGCGGAACCCAATATGCAAGGAAGGTTTCGGGTCAATGCCCTCTTCGTCGCGCCCAACGTGCGCGATGCCGTCAACGAGGGACGAGCCGACTTCGTGCCCGTGTTCTTGAGCGAGGTCCCGGCGCTGTTTCGCAACGGGATTCTGCCGCTTGACGCGGCCCTCATTCAGGTTTCTCCACCGGACAAACACGGCTTCTGCTCGCTCGGCGTGTCGGTGGAAGCTTGCCGTGCGGCGGTTATAGCGGCCAAGTTCGTAATCGCTCAGGTCAACCGCTTCATGCCGCGGACTCATGGGGACGGACTCATTCACCTTTCCAACCTCAACGCCGTCGTAGAATCCGACGAACCCCTGCCTGAGCACAATCCCGGAACCCCGGGCCAGGTTGCCGAAGCCATCGGCCGCCACTGCGCCGAACTCATCGAGGACGGCGCCACGCTCCAGATGGGAATCGGCGACATCCCCGATGCGGTGTTGGCTTCGCTCACGTCGCACAAGGACCTCGGAGTTCATTCGGAGATGTTCTCGGATGGAGTTGTGGACTTGGTGGAACGCGGCGTCGTCACAGGTCGAATGAAGCGCGTCCATCCGGGGAAGCTGACCGCTTCGTTCGTGCTGGGTTCGCGGCGGCTATACGATTTCGTCGACGACAACCCGCAGGTGGCGCTGCTCGATGTGGGGTATGTCAACGACGTGAGCGTGATTCGCCGTAACCCCAAGGTGACCGCGATCAACAGCGCGATCGAAGTGGACCTAACCGGGCAGGTCTGCGCCGACTCGATTGGTGACCGGATTTATTCAGGAGTCGGGGGCCAGATGGACTTCATCCGGGGCGCATCGGTTTCGGAGGGCGGTAAGCCGATCATCGCCCTGCCCTCGATCACGCGCCGGGGCGAGTCAAGGATCGTGGCGAGGCTGAAGCCGGGCGCAGGGGTGGTGACGACTCGCGCGAACGTCCATTGGGTCGTGACGGAGTATGGCGCGGCCAACCTTTATGGGAAGAACCTCCGCCAGAGAGCCCGGGCCTTGATCGACATCGCGCACCCTGACCACCAAGAATCGCTCGAAAGGGAAGCGCGCTTCGGGGAATAA
- a CDS encoding PEP-CTERM motif protein has product MKKFIVLPLMAMAAISSAQVAWVSSASGVLNLMETIVDNGNGTYTYNYSLTNSAEPLPIWWVVVYMNVAPGAAAGTPFGDGGHVGWDYYEGTPSPDIDAPEGQLYVAFSWASGDPWPGSAPNGVGMGETVGGFSYTSTSLDTSAKRFVADREGDWGPYNLGYNGDDQIFSYGGFTSAVPEPATLATLGLGLAALIRRRKA; this is encoded by the coding sequence ATGAAGAAGTTCATTGTGCTGCCTCTGATGGCGATGGCAGCGATTTCGTCGGCACAGGTTGCATGGGTCTCGAGCGCTTCAGGCGTTCTGAACCTGATGGAGACCATCGTCGACAACGGCAACGGAACGTACACGTACAACTACTCCCTCACCAATTCTGCGGAGCCTCTGCCGATCTGGTGGGTCGTGGTGTACATGAACGTCGCTCCAGGGGCCGCTGCGGGAACCCCGTTTGGCGATGGCGGCCATGTCGGCTGGGACTACTATGAAGGGACGCCTTCTCCCGACATCGACGCTCCTGAGGGCCAACTTTATGTTGCCTTCTCTTGGGCATCGGGAGACCCTTGGCCGGGATCGGCGCCAAACGGCGTCGGCATGGGCGAGACCGTCGGAGGGTTCTCTTACACGTCGACCTCGCTCGATACCTCGGCCAAGCGCTTCGTCGCGGACCGTGAAGGCGATTGGGGACCGTACAATCTAGGCTATAACGGCGACGACCAGATTTTCAGCTACGGTGGCTTCACGTCGGCCGTTCCTGAACCGGCGACCCTCGCCACTCTCGGCCTGGGCTTGGCCGCTCTGATTCGCCGACGCAAGGCGTAG